From the genome of Kaistella daneshvariae, one region includes:
- a CDS encoding DUF4199 family protein yields the protein MTKNFYTIGFVLFIITMAIFLGLYFFGMNTDYFNNSLLINAFILPVIYLGGAYVSVNSARKAGIKMGFRDAFGRAFKPMFIGGFLSILTMFLFLNFADPIAKDLLNFQYIERQKTELEAEYAKASQFVKTPEEKAELDTKYKQRKESFSPKMIEGKDMFSFRQFAYYFAAVLVFYVILSTFFATFFRSRSEL from the coding sequence ATGACTAAAAACTTCTACACCATTGGTTTCGTGCTCTTTATAATTACCATGGCCATTTTCCTGGGATTGTATTTTTTCGGCATGAACACCGATTATTTTAACAATTCCCTGCTCATCAATGCGTTTATTTTGCCGGTCATCTATCTGGGCGGCGCATACGTCTCGGTAAATTCTGCCCGTAAAGCAGGTATTAAAATGGGGTTTCGCGACGCTTTTGGCCGCGCTTTTAAACCCATGTTTATCGGTGGATTTCTTTCCATCTTAACCATGTTTTTATTTTTGAATTTTGCTGATCCTATCGCTAAAGATTTGTTGAATTTTCAGTACATCGAAAGACAAAAAACCGAACTGGAAGCGGAATACGCCAAAGCAAGCCAGTTTGTGAAAACACCCGAAGAAAAAGCAGAACTCGATACCAAATACAAACAACGAAAAGAAAGTTTTTCGCCCAAGATGATCGAAGGCAAAGACATGTTCAGTTTTCGTCAGTTTGCCTATTATTTCGCTGCTGTTTTGGTTTTTTACGTAATTCTTTCCACCTTTTTCGCAACTTTTTTCCGCAGCAGAAGCGAACTTTAA
- a CDS encoding glycosyltransferase family 2 protein produces the protein MNLSIIIPLLNEEESLEELFSRIDKVCNAEGLSYEIWFVDDGSTDLSWSIIENLRVQNPQIHGIKFSRNYGKSQALHAAFEKAQGDVIITMDADLQDFPEEIPELYYMVKTEGYDIVSGWKKKRFDNVMTKNIPSKVFNAAARGISGVSLHDFNCGLKAYRKQVVKSIDVYGDMHRYIPVLAANAGFRKITEKPVQHQARPYGTSKFGTERFVRGFLDLITLWFVSRFGGRPMHFFGAAGTVMFIVGFLSALWLGISKLIDVSRGIYGHLLTDNAWFFIALTMMVLGTLLFIAGFLGEMLIRTNRPHENYHVEEVI, from the coding sequence ATGAATTTATCGATCATCATTCCGTTACTTAATGAAGAAGAATCTTTAGAAGAACTTTTTTCCCGCATTGATAAAGTGTGCAACGCCGAAGGTTTATCCTACGAAATCTGGTTTGTGGACGACGGAAGCACCGATTTGTCGTGGAGTATTATTGAAAATCTGCGCGTGCAGAATCCACAAATTCACGGAATTAAATTTTCGCGCAATTATGGAAAATCACAGGCGCTTCATGCGGCATTTGAAAAAGCGCAGGGCGACGTCATCATCACCATGGATGCCGATTTACAGGATTTTCCCGAGGAAATTCCGGAACTTTATTACATGGTGAAAACCGAAGGTTATGATATTGTTTCGGGTTGGAAAAAGAAGCGTTTCGACAATGTGATGACCAAAAATATTCCCTCCAAAGTTTTTAATGCTGCGGCGCGAGGGATTTCCGGCGTTTCACTTCACGATTTCAACTGTGGTTTAAAGGCGTACAGAAAGCAGGTCGTAAAATCCATTGATGTGTATGGTGATATGCACCGATATATTCCGGTTTTAGCGGCTAATGCAGGCTTCCGGAAGATTACCGAAAAACCGGTGCAACACCAGGCGAGACCATACGGAACTTCAAAATTTGGTACCGAGCGTTTCGTGCGCGGCTTTTTAGATTTGATAACATTGTGGTTTGTCAGCCGATTCGGTGGCCGCCCGATGCATTTTTTCGGTGCTGCTGGAACGGTTATGTTTATCGTGGGTTTTCTTTCCGCGCTTTGGCTTGGAATTTCTAAACTCATCGATGTTTCCAGAGGAATTTACGGACATTTACTAACGGATAATGCGTGGTTTTTTATCGCTTTAACCATGATGGTTTTGGGAACGCTTTTATTTATCGCCGGCTTTTTAGGTGAAATGCTGATCCGCACCAACCGCCCGCACGAAAATTACCATGTCGAAGAAGTGATTTAA
- a CDS encoding GIN domain-containing protein — MKHLFLLLFSLSILSCGKVRPKGDITSRDEKVEDFVNLNLEGKFRTFYVKSDSSYVNIETYENVGKNLKLKVRNKTLSITESRETEGVDFYNVTIYSKYNLEKVSASNSVELNISSEIKTDNFRLNLKNNAKFIGSVNTRRAEVEMNQKSRANFLGKTAEAVLKISDTASIIAPYWMINSAKISAKSGSYTEINVTDSLKGTVEKTAKLTYYGDPIQALKIEKTANVQHGKLDL; from the coding sequence ATGAAACATCTCTTCTTGCTTTTGTTTTCTCTTTCAATTCTTTCCTGCGGAAAAGTGCGTCCGAAAGGCGATATTACCAGCCGCGATGAAAAAGTGGAAGATTTTGTAAACCTGAATTTAGAAGGAAAATTCCGGACGTTTTATGTGAAAAGCGACAGCAGTTACGTGAATATTGAAACCTACGAAAACGTCGGCAAAAACCTGAAACTTAAAGTAAGAAATAAAACGTTAAGCATCACCGAAAGCCGTGAAACAGAAGGTGTAGATTTCTATAATGTCACCATTTATTCCAAATATAATTTAGAAAAAGTTTCTGCTTCCAATTCAGTAGAACTTAATATTTCCAGCGAAATTAAGACCGATAATTTCCGCCTGAATTTAAAAAATAATGCTAAATTTATTGGATCGGTGAATACGAGGCGCGCCGAAGTGGAAATGAACCAGAAAAGCAGAGCAAACTTTTTAGGTAAAACTGCGGAAGCCGTGCTGAAAATTTCAGATACCGCCAGCATTATTGCGCCTTATTGGATGATAAACAGTGCAAAAATTTCCGCAAAAAGCGGTAGTTATACCGAAATAAATGTGACTGATTCTTTAAAAGGAACGGTGGAAAAAACCGCAAAACTCACTTATTACGGTGATCCGATTCAGGCTTTAAAAATTGAAAAAACAGCAAACGTACAACACGGAAAATTAGATTTATAA
- a CDS encoding phospho-sugar mutase, giving the protein MTTLEKANLWLTDTFDEETKNVIRQWIKADSDEMEDSFYRELEFGTGGMRGIMGVGTNRLNKYTLGQATQGLANYLHQQFPNQPIKVAIAYDVRNNSKEFGKMCADVLTANGIKVLLFKEHRPTPELSFTVRDKNCNAGIVLTASHNPPEYNGYKVYWKDGAQIVPPNDEAIIKEVYSVKFEEIKFQGNDDLIAWIGEEQDDVYIDACMENSLYQNVGRDNINIVFTSIHGTTYTTVPKALEKAGFKKVDLVREQMIPSGNFPTVESPNPEEPAALEMALDLARITNGDIVIGTDPDGDRLGIAVRNLDGEMQLLNGNQTNTILTYYILDQWKKAGKITGKEFIGSTIVTSDIFYDIAEKFGVDCKVGLTGFKWIGKMIRDFEGVEKFICGGEESFGFMTGDFVRDKDSCGSILLACEIAAWCKANGSTMFEYMIDIYKDLGLYYEGLVNVVRKGRTGAEEIQQMMKNFRENPPENIAGSKVATVKDFQEQTSLNLLNNEKSTMNDIPKSNVLIYYTEDGTKVCVRPSGTEPKIKFYVSVKDEIQSKEEFKEKIAHLSSKIDQVKSDLEL; this is encoded by the coding sequence ATGACCACTTTAGAAAAAGCAAACCTTTGGTTAACAGATACTTTCGATGAAGAAACAAAAAATGTAATCCGCCAGTGGATAAAAGCTGATTCCGATGAAATGGAAGATTCTTTTTACCGTGAACTCGAATTTGGTACCGGTGGAATGCGCGGAATTATGGGCGTTGGCACAAATCGTTTGAACAAATATACGCTCGGACAGGCAACGCAAGGTCTCGCAAATTATCTTCATCAGCAGTTTCCCAATCAGCCGATTAAAGTGGCAATTGCCTACGATGTGCGCAATAATTCCAAAGAATTTGGCAAAATGTGCGCCGATGTTTTGACTGCTAACGGCATCAAAGTTTTATTGTTTAAAGAGCATCGCCCGACGCCGGAACTTTCTTTTACAGTTCGCGACAAAAACTGCAACGCCGGAATTGTTCTTACCGCGTCGCATAATCCGCCGGAATATAATGGTTACAAAGTGTACTGGAAAGATGGTGCGCAGATCGTTCCGCCAAATGATGAAGCCATTATTAAAGAAGTGTATTCCGTGAAGTTTGAGGAAATTAAATTTCAGGGAAATGATGACTTAATCGCATGGATCGGCGAGGAGCAGGACGATGTTTACATCGATGCGTGCATGGAAAATTCTTTGTATCAAAATGTAGGGCGCGATAATATAAATATCGTTTTCACCTCAATCCACGGCACAACTTATACCACAGTTCCAAAAGCTTTGGAAAAAGCCGGCTTTAAAAAAGTGGATCTGGTGCGCGAACAGATGATCCCAAGCGGAAATTTCCCGACTGTGGAATCACCAAATCCGGAAGAACCTGCCGCGTTGGAAATGGCGCTGGATTTAGCCAGAATTACCAACGGCGATATTGTCATCGGAACAGATCCGGATGGAGATCGATTGGGAATTGCAGTTAGAAACCTTGATGGTGAAATGCAGCTTTTGAACGGAAATCAAACCAACACCATTTTAACCTATTATATTCTGGATCAATGGAAAAAAGCCGGAAAAATTACCGGTAAAGAATTCATTGGTTCCACCATCGTGACCTCCGATATTTTCTATGATATAGCCGAAAAATTCGGGGTTGACTGCAAAGTTGGTTTAACCGGTTTTAAATGGATCGGAAAAATGATTCGCGATTTTGAAGGTGTAGAAAAGTTCATCTGCGGCGGCGAGGAAAGTTTCGGTTTTATGACCGGAGATTTCGTGCGCGACAAAGATTCCTGCGGTTCAATTTTATTGGCGTGTGAAATCGCCGCATGGTGTAAAGCCAATGGCAGCACCATGTTCGAATATATGATTGATATTTACAAAGACCTTGGCCTGTATTACGAAGGCTTGGTGAACGTAGTGAGAAAGGGCCGAACTGGTGCGGAAGAAATTCAGCAGATGATGAAAAATTTCCGCGAAAACCCCCCAGAAAATATTGCAGGTTCTAAAGTGGCAACGGTAAAAGATTTCCAGGAACAAACTTCATTAAATCTTTTAAACAACGAAAAATCCACGATGAATGACATTCCAAAATCGAATGTTTTGATTTATTATACCGAAGACGGCACCAAAGTCTGCGTGCGACCTTCCGGTACGGAACCGAAAATCAAATTTTATGTTTCCGTAAAAGATGAAATTCAGTCGAAAGAAGAATTTAAGGAAAAAATTGCCCATTTAAGCAGTAAAATTGATCAGGTAAAAAGCGATTTGGAATTGTAA
- a CDS encoding pyridoxal phosphate-dependent aminotransferase yields the protein MKVSKLAENLIGSEIIKIGNQVNDMKAQGADIANLTIGDLDSTIYPVPDLLKAEVQKAYDNNLTNYPPANGLLSLRKSVSKDLKDRWNLEYSPNEILVAGGSRPLIYATFKTIVDPEDKVIYPIPSWNNNHYSFLTEAQKIEVETSEENNFLPTAADLEPHLKGAVLLALCSPLNPTGTMFTKKQLSEICEIVIKENKSRGENEKPLYIMYDQIYALLTFKEEHFNPVSLYPELRDYTVFIDGASKCFAATGVRVGWSFGPARIIDKMKAFLGHVGAWAPKPEQEAVSVLLNHPKEVDHFVNDFKGKIAESLNLLHEGIQKLKKKSFAADSIIPMGALYLTIKLDFMGKKAPDGKIINDSSDLVFYLIENAGIALVPFSAFGNSKTMPWYRASAGGVSKDDIKNMLPKLEAALKKLA from the coding sequence ATGAAAGTATCAAAGCTCGCCGAAAATCTCATCGGTTCGGAAATTATAAAGATCGGAAATCAGGTCAACGACATGAAAGCGCAGGGCGCCGACATTGCGAATCTCACCATCGGCGATCTGGATTCTACGATTTATCCCGTTCCGGATTTGCTGAAAGCTGAAGTTCAGAAGGCTTACGATAACAATCTTACGAATTATCCACCGGCGAATGGCTTGCTTTCTTTGCGAAAATCAGTGTCTAAAGACTTAAAAGACCGTTGGAATCTAGAATATTCGCCAAACGAAATTCTGGTTGCCGGCGGCTCCAGACCTTTGATTTACGCGACTTTTAAAACCATCGTTGATCCGGAAGATAAAGTCATTTACCCGATTCCGTCGTGGAATAACAACCATTATTCTTTCCTCACGGAAGCGCAAAAGATTGAAGTTGAAACGTCCGAAGAAAATAATTTTCTTCCGACTGCGGCAGATTTAGAACCACATTTGAAAGGCGCGGTGTTACTCGCTTTATGTTCGCCGCTGAATCCCACAGGAACGATGTTTACGAAAAAACAGCTTTCGGAGATCTGCGAAATTGTTATTAAAGAAAATAAAAGCCGCGGCGAAAATGAAAAACCGTTGTACATTATGTATGACCAAATTTATGCGCTGCTGACTTTCAAAGAAGAGCATTTCAATCCGGTTTCACTTTATCCCGAACTTCGCGATTATACCGTTTTCATTGATGGTGCCTCGAAATGTTTTGCAGCGACGGGCGTTCGTGTAGGCTGGAGTTTTGGTCCGGCGCGCATCATCGATAAAATGAAGGCTTTTTTGGGGCACGTAGGTGCCTGGGCGCCAAAACCGGAGCAGGAAGCTGTTTCCGTTTTGCTGAATCATCCGAAAGAAGTGGACCATTTTGTAAATGACTTCAAAGGAAAAATTGCTGAAAGTCTGAACCTTCTGCATGAAGGAATTCAGAAATTAAAAAAGAAAAGTTTCGCCGCGGACAGCATTATTCCCATGGGTGCACTGTATTTGACCATAAAGCTGGATTTTATGGGTAAAAAAGCGCCGGACGGAAAAATCATCAATGATTCCTCAGACTTGGTTTTCTATCTCATTGAAAACGCCGGAATTGCTTTGGTGCCATTTTCCGCCTTCGGAAATTCGAAAACAATGCCGTGGTATCGCGCTTCTGCCGGAGGTGTTTCCAAAGATGACATCAAAAATATGCTGCCGAAACTGGAAGCTGCTTTAAAAAAATTGGCCTAA
- the kdsB gene encoding 3-deoxy-manno-octulosonate cytidylyltransferase: MKIIAVIPARYEATRFPGKLMQKLGDKTVISTTYQNVVDTQLFDEVFVATDSEIIFNEIQSLGGKAVMTGQHETGSDRIAEAVQNIECDIVVNVQGDEPFLKTEPLKKLISVFNFDVEKQISLASLKIKLSRKNEIENANNVKVITDGDGFALYFSRSVIPYTRGKMEDTEYFKHIGVYAFRKEALQQFAHLPMKPLEIAEKIECLRYLEYGMKIKMIETDFVGVGIDVPEDLEEARRLLRL; encoded by the coding sequence ATGAAAATTATCGCTGTAATTCCGGCCCGCTACGAAGCCACGCGTTTTCCCGGAAAGCTGATGCAAAAATTGGGCGATAAAACGGTAATTTCAACCACATACCAAAATGTGGTGGACACACAACTTTTTGACGAAGTTTTCGTCGCTACAGATTCTGAAATTATCTTTAATGAAATTCAGTCTCTCGGCGGAAAAGCCGTGATGACGGGACAGCATGAAACCGGTAGCGACCGCATTGCGGAAGCCGTTCAAAATATTGAATGCGATATCGTGGTAAATGTTCAGGGCGACGAACCTTTTTTAAAAACTGAACCACTGAAAAAACTGATTTCAGTTTTTAATTTTGATGTGGAAAAGCAGATTTCGCTGGCTTCATTAAAAATAAAATTAAGCAGGAAAAACGAAATTGAAAATGCCAATAATGTGAAAGTCATTACTGATGGTGACGGTTTTGCGCTCTATTTCAGCCGCTCGGTAATTCCGTATACGCGCGGAAAAATGGAAGACACAGAATATTTTAAACATATAGGCGTTTATGCTTTCAGGAAAGAAGCGTTGCAGCAATTCGCGCATTTGCCAATGAAGCCGCTGGAAATCGCAGAAAAGATCGAATGTCTGCGTTATCTGGAATACGGCATGAAAATAAAAATGATCGAAACCGATTTCGTTGGCGTCGGCATCGATGTTCCGGAGGATTTGGAGGAAGCGCGCAGATTGCTGCGGCTCTGA
- a CDS encoding LolA-like protein, with protein MKKIFLVFLLAFSTMVSAQTAKEIIDKNIEVSGGLTNWKLLTSVLLQGKVTLGINDEYPIKIYQQRPNLTKTTITIGKKESALEGYDGTKGYAMNYATNKLQEYPNYTPESFDNDFIDWENKGFEAEFLGKEKVGDVVCLKVELTKNVNKTLYFFNAKTYMLVKEVKKDETLTYDDYRTVGNLMMPFRIESTSPKKDSDYVMMVNKIETNKVFPANTFKF; from the coding sequence ATGAAAAAGATTTTTTTAGTTTTTCTTCTCGCTTTCAGCACCATGGTTTCCGCGCAAACCGCAAAGGAAATTATCGATAAAAACATCGAAGTTTCAGGTGGTTTAACCAATTGGAAGCTGTTGACTTCCGTTTTGCTGCAGGGAAAAGTAACCTTAGGAATTAATGATGAATATCCAATAAAGATTTATCAGCAAAGACCAAATTTGACCAAAACCACCATTACCATTGGTAAAAAAGAGTCCGCACTCGAAGGTTATGACGGAACCAAAGGTTACGCGATGAATTACGCCACCAACAAACTTCAGGAATATCCGAATTATACTCCGGAAAGTTTTGATAATGATTTTATCGACTGGGAAAATAAAGGTTTTGAAGCTGAATTTTTAGGTAAAGAAAAAGTGGGCGACGTGGTTTGCCTGAAAGTGGAACTGACAAAAAATGTCAATAAAACGCTCTATTTTTTCAATGCGAAAACCTATATGTTGGTGAAAGAAGTTAAAAAAGATGAAACTTTAACTTACGATGATTACCGCACGGTAGGGAATTTGATGATGCCTTTCCGGATAGAATCCACTTCACCGAAAAAGGACAGCGACTACGTGATGATGGTAAATAAAATAGAAACCAACAAAGTTTTCCCTGCCAACACTTTTAAATTTTAA
- a CDS encoding glutathione peroxidase, whose translation MSSNETAPKSLFDYKVESLDGKEINFADFKGKKVLIVNTASECGFTPQYADLEKLSKDYADKLVVVGFPANNFGGQEPGSNEEIGAFCEKNFGVTFPMAAKVSVKGDDTAPIFKYLTEKDLNGVKNTAILWNFTKFLVDENGKLIDSYISTTKPDSDAITKYLK comes from the coding sequence ATGAGTTCAAATGAAACAGCGCCAAAATCGCTTTTCGATTACAAAGTGGAAAGCCTGGATGGTAAAGAAATAAATTTTGCCGATTTTAAAGGCAAAAAAGTGCTGATTGTAAACACCGCCTCTGAATGCGGTTTTACGCCTCAATATGCAGATTTGGAAAAGCTTTCGAAAGATTACGCTGATAAATTGGTGGTCGTAGGTTTTCCGGCAAATAATTTTGGTGGACAGGAACCGGGAAGCAATGAAGAAATCGGTGCTTTCTGCGAGAAAAATTTTGGCGTAACTTTTCCTATGGCAGCGAAAGTTTCGGTAAAGGGTGATGACACCGCTCCGATTTTTAAATATCTGACTGAAAAAGATTTAAACGGCGTAAAAAACACTGCAATACTTTGGAATTTTACCAAATTTCTGGTGGATGAAAACGGAAAATTAATCGATTCTTATATCAGCACCACAAAACCTGACAGCGACGCGATTACAAAATATTTGAAGTAA
- a CDS encoding LptF/LptG family permease yields MIKKLDGYVIKTFFGPFVFIFSVLFFIFVVNIIWIRLAQFTGKGLSYWEILKLLSYLSAIVVQLVLPLTILLSSIMTFGDFGERYELAAMKAAGISLTRIMLPLFFTTLFFSLLLFVFSNNVVPDFQRKAKNMLYNIAASKPALNFTPGQFIQQIPGYSVKFDKISGESGENLTGVFIHRMANSFEDQQSIVAEKGKFVPAANPNYLKLVLFNGHVYEDQLSGADYDQRLKQPDQSIKFDTLVSHFNISEIINKAIEAEKITDDYSFQNILELNNTIKETKKSNENIFNNMTYELVSQANSYVTYIDNTKAKIPVTAPPKIDSLKQKEKNEMLFSAYNKIENVKLTTLGKDSQIKDMHGYFSRVIMHQQRIVSYSVTCIIFFLIGSSLGSIIRKGGLGLPVVIAIVVFILFYLLNLSAENFAWAGEMDPYLAAWLPNMVLMPFGIWLTYKALTDSQLFDIEKYKALFKPIIAKFSKNKEHTRYR; encoded by the coding sequence ATGATAAAAAAACTTGACGGCTACGTCATCAAAACTTTTTTCGGCCCGTTTGTTTTTATTTTCAGCGTGCTGTTTTTCATTTTCGTGGTCAATATTATCTGGATTCGATTGGCACAATTTACGGGAAAAGGTTTGAGTTACTGGGAAATCCTGAAACTCCTCTCCTACCTTTCTGCTATTGTGGTACAACTGGTTTTGCCGCTGACCATTTTGCTTTCGTCCATCATGACTTTCGGTGATTTCGGGGAAAGGTATGAACTTGCTGCCATGAAAGCTGCCGGAATTTCGCTGACGCGAATTATGCTGCCGCTGTTTTTTACCACGCTATTTTTTTCCCTGCTTTTATTCGTTTTTTCCAATAATGTCGTCCCCGATTTCCAGCGGAAAGCCAAAAATATGCTCTATAATATCGCGGCTTCAAAACCTGCACTTAATTTCACGCCCGGACAGTTTATTCAGCAGATTCCGGGTTATAGTGTAAAATTTGACAAAATATCCGGAGAAAGCGGCGAAAATTTGACCGGCGTTTTCATTCACAGAATGGCGAACTCTTTTGAAGACCAGCAATCCATTGTTGCTGAAAAAGGAAAATTCGTTCCGGCGGCTAACCCAAATTATTTGAAACTGGTTTTGTTTAACGGCCACGTTTACGAAGATCAGCTTAGCGGCGCCGATTATGACCAGCGTTTGAAACAGCCCGACCAGTCGATCAAATTCGATACGCTGGTTTCGCATTTTAATATTTCGGAAATCATTAATAAAGCCATCGAAGCCGAGAAAATTACCGACGATTACTCGTTCCAGAATATTTTGGAGCTGAACAACACCATCAAAGAAACCAAAAAAAGCAACGAAAATATTTTTAATAATATGACCTACGAGCTGGTGAGCCAGGCCAACAGCTACGTAACTTATATTGATAATACGAAAGCAAAAATTCCGGTTACAGCACCACCGAAAATCGATTCTTTAAAGCAAAAAGAAAAAAACGAAATGCTTTTTTCAGCATATAATAAAATTGAAAATGTAAAGCTTACGACTTTAGGAAAAGATTCGCAGATTAAAGATATGCACGGATATTTTTCGCGAGTCATCATGCACCAGCAAAGGATTGTGTCGTATTCGGTCACGTGTATTATTTTCTTTTTGATCGGCAGTAGTTTGGGCTCGATTATCCGGAAAGGCGGCCTTGGACTGCCGGTGGTGATAGCGATTGTGGTATTTATCCTGTTTTATTTGCTCAACCTATCGGCGGAAAATTTTGCCTGGGCAGGCGAAATGGATCCCTATTTAGCGGCGTGGTTGCCCAATATGGTTTTAATGCCGTTCGGAATTTGGCTTACCTATAAAGCGTTAACCGATTCTCAACTCTTCGATATTGAAAAATACAAGGCGCTTTTCAAACCGATTATAGCGAAGTTTTCGAAAAACAAAGAACATACGCGTTATCGCTAA
- a CDS encoding LolA family protein: protein MQTLFRKISVGILVVATTASFSAQKIDAKAKSILDAVASNYKSKKNVYFKFVYGTGTGQKVTKTEPGIFYSADDQYKLKIMGTEQIFDGNKVYNISAEDQEVTVAKPTGGEQMFSPLNYVEEYKKGYNVNYLGKRSVNGVSADYIKLTPTKSNGIKEVRIYVNGPKRQLVKIEQFSADNNVSVIAIQDYRENQNLSSTMFSFNKDNYKNYLITEL from the coding sequence ATGCAAACACTTTTTAGAAAAATATCAGTAGGAATTTTGGTTGTCGCAACCACAGCAAGTTTTTCAGCACAGAAAATCGATGCTAAAGCAAAAAGCATTTTAGATGCTGTAGCGAGCAATTATAAAAGTAAAAAAAACGTCTACTTTAAATTTGTTTACGGAACGGGAACAGGACAGAAAGTGACCAAAACAGAACCCGGAATTTTTTATTCTGCTGATGATCAGTACAAGCTGAAGATCATGGGCACGGAACAAATCTTCGACGGTAATAAAGTGTATAACATTTCGGCAGAAGACCAGGAAGTAACGGTTGCAAAGCCAACCGGCGGCGAGCAAATGTTTTCACCACTGAATTATGTTGAGGAATATAAAAAAGGTTACAACGTAAATTATCTTGGAAAACGCAGCGTGAACGGCGTTAGCGCAGATTACATTAAGCTGACCCCAACGAAGAGCAACGGAATTAAAGAAGTTAGAATTTACGTAAACGGTCCGAAAAGGCAGCTTGTGAAAATCGAGCAGTTTTCCGCCGATAATAATGTTTCGGTAATCGCAATTCAGGATTACCGCGAAAACCAAAATCTAAGCAGCACCATGTTTAGCTTTAACAAAGATAATTACAAGAATTATTTAATTACCGAGTTGTAA